In one Roseburia intestinalis L1-82 genomic region, the following are encoded:
- a CDS encoding PcfB family protein, with protein MAEEIQEAVQIIRVAYDGIEIAMKVGSGGIAAMQKAIDFLKGMLDYEKSLGKTSMRKLILKGGDLQVLQFNTEDMKKVEKMAKKYGILYSVLPDCNRKDGLSEVIFHTEAVPRVNMMIQKLKFGKIATFDDYLKNGDEKSLGKLMDFLKKQQGNEKSHTIEGDRVNTAIDGLIEKVGMFAMEKKAISVDQVKENFSINGEQAESVIKQLETIGVLGKKNEDGTHTVMMDKDAFINRVRGYQDLAERMRAVAASKNANLSDVTISKKLIIEENDHAVKTRVPGTWGEEARYVWLRKENIMEIHGGKTMLTFLDSTKDYKLYDEQNRVVTTQKGTELYTHYDKVELSVRERYEKVQKQQKKTTQKKTVTTKKAR; from the coding sequence ATGGCAGAAGAGATTCAGGAAGCGGTGCAGATCATCCGTGTAGCTTATGATGGCATTGAGATTGCCATGAAGGTAGGAAGCGGCGGCATTGCTGCCATGCAGAAGGCAATAGATTTCTTAAAAGGGATGCTTGATTATGAAAAGTCACTTGGCAAGACATCCATGAGAAAGCTGATCTTAAAAGGTGGCGATTTACAGGTGTTGCAGTTTAATACCGAAGATATGAAAAAGGTTGAAAAGATGGCAAAGAAGTATGGAATCCTGTATTCGGTACTTCCAGACTGTAACAGGAAAGATGGACTGAGTGAGGTAATCTTTCATACAGAGGCAGTTCCCCGTGTGAATATGATGATACAGAAGCTCAAGTTTGGTAAGATTGCCACATTTGACGATTATCTGAAGAATGGAGATGAAAAATCCCTTGGCAAGCTGATGGATTTTTTGAAGAAACAGCAGGGAAACGAGAAAAGCCACACGATAGAAGGGGATAGGGTTAATACCGCTATTGACGGACTGATCGAAAAGGTCGGAATGTTTGCAATGGAAAAGAAAGCTATCAGTGTGGATCAGGTCAAGGAGAATTTCAGTATCAATGGTGAGCAGGCTGAAAGTGTTATCAAACAGCTTGAGACAATCGGTGTGCTTGGAAAGAAAAATGAGGATGGCACCCATACAGTCATGATGGACAAGGATGCATTTATCAACCGTGTCAGAGGCTATCAGGACCTTGCTGAGAGAATGAGGGCAGTTGCAGCATCAAAAAATGCGAACCTGTCAGATGTGACAATCAGCAAGAAGCTGATTATCGAAGAAAATGACCATGCTGTTAAGACCAGAGTTCCCGGCACATGGGGAGAAGAGGCAAGATATGTATGGCTCCGTAAGGAAAACATCATGGAGATTCATGGTGGAAAGACAATGCTTACCTTCCTTGATTCCACCAAGGATTATAAGCTCTACGATGAGCAGAATCGTGTGGTGACAACCCAGAAAGGAACCGAGCTTTATACTCACTACGACAAGGTGGAGTTATCTGTCAGGGAGCGTTACGAGAAAGTGCAGAAGCAGCAGAAAAAGACCACACAGAAGAAAACTGTTACCACAAAGAAAGCGAGGTAG
- a CDS encoding relaxase/mobilization nuclease domain-containing protein — protein MKDSGNSFHARHLKRALDYVMNPEKTQGGRLVGAINCQTDMAFEQMMDTKKQFGKTDKRQGYHIILSFKEDEVEPDRAFEITQKFVAEYLGDAYEAVFVVHDNTDHVHSHIVFNSVSFVDGKKYRYEKGDWAKYIQPITNKLCQEYGLSIIDVEDGSKEKQHENYKDWSEYREGSFVWADMIKRDLDACILQANDFSGFLELLSEKGYEVKQGKYLAVRPQGMTRFRRCKTLGENYSQEAIVERIAKEDLSFYQSQNEEKQAAIVKCYVKRYHRAKMSGLQKRYYAKLYRIGKLKKKPYSQVWKYRDDIRKMHKLQEQYLFLVRHKIESAEELVSVLDNLTDKKKEASKEKSKTYKAKERFKDIFDKAEQIRELNDAESCYQSGDTFFEDEHNAWERLNTELLAQGYSVEEVESLRKKYESKYAQDCKAERAVSKELSLGRSIWKELTVSASAEEKQYDKETIRDRKEQPIR, from the coding sequence ATGAAGGACAGCGGGAATTCTTTTCATGCAAGGCATTTAAAGCGGGCACTGGATTATGTGATGAATCCTGAGAAAACGCAGGGAGGAAGACTTGTGGGAGCCATAAACTGCCAGACAGATATGGCTTTTGAGCAGATGATGGATACAAAGAAGCAGTTTGGAAAAACAGACAAGCGACAGGGGTATCATATCATTCTTTCTTTCAAAGAGGATGAGGTGGAACCGGACAGGGCTTTTGAGATAACACAGAAGTTTGTAGCAGAATATCTTGGTGATGCCTATGAAGCGGTATTTGTGGTTCATGATAATACAGACCATGTTCATTCACACATTGTATTTAACAGTGTAAGCTTTGTGGATGGGAAAAAGTATCGCTATGAGAAAGGTGACTGGGCAAAGTATATCCAGCCAATTACCAATAAGCTGTGTCAGGAGTATGGTCTTTCCATTATAGATGTGGAGGATGGCAGCAAAGAGAAACAGCATGAGAATTATAAGGACTGGAGCGAATATCGTGAAGGCAGCTTTGTGTGGGCAGATATGATAAAAAGAGATTTGGATGCCTGCATTTTACAGGCAAATGATTTCAGTGGATTTCTGGAGCTGCTGTCGGAAAAAGGATATGAGGTCAAGCAGGGAAAGTATCTGGCAGTCAGACCACAGGGGATGACAAGATTCAGAAGATGTAAGACTCTTGGCGAGAATTATTCACAGGAAGCTATTGTGGAGCGTATTGCTAAGGAAGATTTATCTTTTTACCAGTCACAGAATGAGGAAAAACAGGCAGCGATAGTAAAGTGCTATGTCAAAAGATACCACAGGGCGAAGATGTCAGGCTTGCAGAAAAGATATTATGCAAAGCTTTACCGGATTGGAAAGCTGAAAAAGAAGCCATACAGTCAGGTATGGAAGTATAGGGATGATATCCGAAAGATGCATAAGCTGCAGGAGCAGTATCTATTTCTGGTAAGGCATAAGATTGAGAGTGCGGAAGAACTTGTGTCGGTACTTGATAATCTGACGGATAAGAAGAAAGAAGCATCAAAGGAAAAGAGTAAGACCTATAAGGCTAAGGAAAGATTCAAAGATATTTTTGACAAGGCTGAACAAATCCGGGAGCTTAATGATGCGGAATCGTGTTATCAGAGTGGGGATACCTTCTTTGAAGATGAGCACAATGCATGGGAAAGGCTTAACACTGAACTTTTAGCACAGGGATACAGTGTGGAAGAGGTCGAGAGTCTTAGAAAGAAATATGAGAGCAAGTATGCACAAGACTGTAAGGCAGAACGGGCGGTATCAAAGGAACTTAGCCTTGGAAGATCAATATGGAAGGAACTTACTGTATCAGCTTCGGCAGAAGAGAAGCAGTATGACAAAGAAACAATAAGAGACAGAAAAGAACAGCCGATACGTTAG
- a CDS encoding plasmid mobilization protein: MADKVHCIRKTLRLMPQEAKVLSDKAKANGMNEAEYIRLLISQKPNDYPEVRKLLKELINEVNRIGININQIVFNSNAQLYSKKDKEQLVAYMKKLNQSVSEAVVKIGNQ, translated from the coding sequence ATGGCAGATAAAGTTCATTGTATAAGGAAAACACTAAGACTTATGCCACAGGAAGCGAAGGTGCTTTCTGATAAGGCAAAGGCAAATGGAATGAATGAAGCCGAATATATCAGGCTTCTAATCAGTCAGAAACCAAATGATTATCCGGAAGTAAGGAAACTTCTTAAAGAGCTTATTAATGAGGTAAACCGTATCGGCATTAACATCAATCAGATTGTATTTAACAGCAATGCACAGCTGTATTCCAAGAAAGATAAGGAACAGCTTGTGGCATATATGAAAAAGCTGAATCAGTCTGTCAGCGAGGCGGTGGTAAAGATTGGCAATCAGTAA
- a CDS encoding DUF3991 and TOPRIM domain-containing protein, which translates to MDGRFTDEELAIAKSVDLCAVAESLGYTVKRIGKYHTLKEMDSIRIYNRSHWYRWSRQFDKGNNGGSQIDFLRVFCGMSVKEAVFWLLDFAGYKRIEKPVKQPLVHQVSQKQAEERKPFVLPEPAGDNSYLISYLNQERGISRAVIDLFLKEGLIYESRHYHNVVFKGNDKNGVTRFASMRGVFDKQGKPFKCDVTGNDKNYGFNVVNENSTELVVFEAAIDLMSYVDIFTDYESNKLALGMLADAPLETFLREHPQITSIRFCLDGDEPGRNAAVELMRKYYELGYEVEDCPPPAGYKDYNEWLVAAKLNLNRMNKRADEPVRA; encoded by the coding sequence ATGGATGGAAGATTTACGGATGAAGAGCTTGCCATAGCAAAGAGTGTTGACCTGTGTGCAGTTGCTGAAAGCCTTGGGTATACAGTAAAGAGGATTGGCAAATACCACACTTTAAAGGAGATGGATTCCATCCGTATCTATAACAGAAGCCATTGGTACAGATGGTCAAGGCAGTTTGACAAAGGCAACAATGGCGGCTCACAGATAGATTTCTTACGGGTATTTTGTGGAATGAGTGTAAAAGAGGCTGTGTTCTGGCTTTTAGATTTCGCAGGATACAAAAGAATTGAGAAGCCTGTAAAGCAGCCTCTTGTTCATCAGGTATCGCAGAAGCAGGCAGAAGAGAGAAAGCCATTTGTCCTACCGGAACCGGCAGGAGATAATTCCTATCTTATTTCCTATCTGAATCAGGAGAGAGGAATCAGCAGAGCAGTCATAGATCTGTTTTTAAAAGAAGGACTGATTTATGAGAGCAGGCATTACCACAATGTTGTTTTCAAAGGAAATGATAAAAATGGAGTGACAAGATTTGCAAGTATGCGTGGAGTGTTTGATAAGCAGGGCAAGCCATTCAAGTGTGATGTCACAGGAAATGATAAGAACTATGGATTTAATGTGGTAAATGAAAACAGTACAGAGCTTGTAGTATTTGAGGCAGCAATCGACCTTATGAGTTATGTTGATATCTTCACGGATTATGAATCAAATAAGCTGGCACTTGGTATGCTTGCAGATGCACCACTTGAAACATTTCTTCGGGAACATCCGCAGATAACTTCCATCCGGTTCTGTCTTGATGGAGATGAGCCGGGAAGAAATGCGGCAGTTGAACTTATGAGAAAGTATTATGAGCTTGGATATGAGGTGGAAGACTGCCCGCCTCCAGCCGGATATAAGGATTACAACGAGTGGCTTGTAGCGGCAAAGCTTAATCTGAACAGGATGAATAAGCGAGCAGATGAACCAGTCAGGGCATGA
- a CDS encoding JAB domain-containing protein → MPKKNDFKLDVVSVRLVKDAPIYSEHTFNNPADIAAVMGDCMCQFDREVVCVVNLRSDLKPINVHFASVGSLNEAMAHPRELFKSSILSNAASMMLIHCHPSGNVFPSKADTMMTDRMNKLCELMGIPLIDHIIVGGDNREFFSFREKGMIDNPKITLSTDYRTLDIKSPLVAEQGKAR, encoded by the coding sequence ATGCCAAAGAAGAATGACTTCAAGCTTGATGTGGTTTCGGTAAGACTTGTAAAGGATGCTCCGATTTATTCGGAGCACACCTTTAACAATCCGGCGGATATAGCTGCTGTCATGGGAGACTGTATGTGCCAGTTTGACAGGGAAGTAGTGTGTGTGGTCAATCTAAGGTCAGATTTAAAACCTATCAATGTGCATTTTGCAAGTGTTGGTTCTTTAAATGAGGCAATGGCACATCCGAGAGAGCTGTTTAAATCAAGTATCTTAAGCAATGCTGCAAGCATGATGTTAATCCATTGTCATCCATCCGGAAATGTATTCCCAAGCAAGGCAGACACGATGATGACAGACCGCATGAACAAGCTGTGTGAACTGATGGGAATACCGCTCATTGACCATATCATAGTCGGTGGAGACAATCGTGAATTTTTCAGTTTCAGGGAAAAAGGCATGATTGATAATCCTAAGATTACCCTAAGCACAGATTACCGGACACTTGATATCAAGTCACCGCTTGTAGCAGAGCAGGGAAAGGCAAGGTGA
- a CDS encoding DUF5688 family protein, with amino-acid sequence MMNYEIFKEVVKEKFMDYMPEKFKGMELVVEPVEKVNVTLDGIILREEGRNISPTIYINDMYKKYQDCGDLEETLMAACDFMERAYEQALVVDVDSIMRDANEKIVFQLINTEQNKTFLEQVPHREFQDLSIVYKVIISADKDAVQSSKITNEFAKRLGMSEEQLFKCAVENTRRLFPPVVRSMNDIMKEMFARDGMPQEIAEMMIAEIPPEQTMWVISNEKGINGAASMLYENELHELAESLESDLYILPSSVHEVIAVSSDMGSPEMLAQMVVEVNMQEVSLDERLSNQVYHYDKDLRKLTLATDTPNKRLDGIVAEPPLVYDAKEKSR; translated from the coding sequence ATGATGAATTACGAGATTTTTAAGGAAGTAGTAAAAGAAAAGTTTATGGATTATATGCCAGAGAAGTTCAAAGGAATGGAGCTTGTGGTAGAACCCGTGGAAAAGGTGAATGTGACTCTTGATGGCATCATCTTAAGAGAGGAAGGCAGGAATATTTCGCCTACGATTTATATCAATGACATGTATAAGAAGTATCAGGACTGTGGCGATCTTGAGGAAACACTTATGGCTGCATGTGACTTCATGGAAAGGGCATATGAGCAGGCTCTGGTTGTTGATGTGGACAGCATTATGAGGGATGCTAACGAGAAGATTGTATTCCAGCTCATCAATACAGAGCAGAATAAAACATTTTTGGAACAGGTGCCTCACAGGGAGTTCCAGGATCTTTCTATTGTGTATAAGGTAATAATCAGTGCAGATAAGGATGCGGTGCAGAGTTCAAAAATTACAAATGAATTTGCGAAAAGACTTGGAATGAGCGAGGAACAGCTCTTTAAGTGTGCAGTGGAAAACACAAGAAGACTCTTTCCACCTGTCGTTCGTAGCATGAATGACATTATGAAAGAAATGTTCGCAAGGGATGGGATGCCACAGGAGATTGCAGAGATGATGATAGCTGAGATTCCACCAGAGCAGACGATGTGGGTGATTTCCAATGAAAAGGGTATCAATGGTGCAGCATCCATGCTTTATGAGAATGAGCTTCATGAGCTGGCAGAGAGTTTAGAGAGTGACCTTTATATTCTCCCTTCGAGCGTGCATGAGGTTATTGCAGTATCTTCAGATATGGGAAGCCCTGAGATGCTTGCACAGATGGTAGTCGAGGTAAATATGCAGGAGGTGTCTTTGGACGAGAGACTTTCCAATCAGGTATATCACTATGATAAGGATTTAAGAAAACTCACCCTTGCAACTGATACACCAAACAAGAGACTTGATGGTATCGTTGCAGAACCTCCCCTTGTATATGATGCGAAGGAAAAGTCCAGATAG
- a CDS encoding LPXTG cell wall anchor domain-containing protein → MVHCKGGWHDVTLRYDDNAPDVVVATLKLVNVPTEPKLPQTGDNANPLLYLGIGALALITGVGVGLRGRKKKNKQ, encoded by the coding sequence ATAGTTCACTGCAAGGGTGGATGGCACGATGTAACACTTCGATATGATGATAATGCACCGGATGTTGTTGTAGCAACTCTTAAGCTTGTCAATGTACCGACAGAGCCTAAGCTTCCACAGACAGGAGACAATGCAAATCCGCTTCTTTATCTTGGAATTGGTGCACTTGCACTTATTACAGGTGTTGGAGTCGGACTTCGTGGAAGAAAGAAAAAGAATAAACAGTAA
- a CDS encoding ATP-binding protein: MGRRLEYEVKTSVRLNMSNPQHVKINDVIQNLDPKIFKSKNQFIIDAIQFYIDNYGKETFVIKKKEKERAEYIRSEDIEDIKEEVIEVATNEARKEVIRLLGGVISGMNVGQPVIMQAANSEAQEPTEDVMDDADVAGLAMGWMSKGD; this comes from the coding sequence ATGGGAAGAAGACTTGAATATGAAGTAAAAACTTCTGTCCGCCTCAACATGAGCAATCCTCAGCATGTGAAAATCAATGATGTGATTCAGAACCTTGATCCGAAGATTTTCAAATCTAAGAACCAGTTCATCATAGATGCGATTCAGTTCTATATTGATAATTATGGAAAAGAAACCTTTGTTATCAAGAAGAAGGAAAAAGAGAGGGCTGAATATATCCGGTCAGAAGATATTGAGGATATTAAGGAAGAAGTCATTGAAGTAGCAACCAATGAGGCTAGGAAAGAGGTCATAAGGCTGTTAGGCGGAGTGATATCCGGGATGAATGTTGGTCAGCCGGTAATAATGCAGGCAGCCAATAGTGAAGCACAAGAACCTACAGAAGATGTTATGGACGATGCAGATGTTGCAGGACTTGCAATGGGATGGATGTCGAAAGGAGACTGA
- a CDS encoding ParM/StbA family protein: MNNKLEVIGIDHGWSMMKTISQVFVTGVKEITTTPALFGDVLEYEGKFYKVGTVRQEVKDTKVEDDSFYLLTLATVAKELKRRGLEEAKVFLAVGLPLTRFGAEKNDFIKYLTKNKRVSFKYENESYHIEIDDVAVFPQCYAAVVDKIPTMAKKTLIVDIGSWTIDIMPVINKSPDESKCVTIPKGLITCMRSINEQCVRQLNGEVDESEIQNIMRYGRSDIDDEYFAIIKAEIEDFVDKVYNSIREFGYNLKTTPIVFVGGGAVVMKNFGSHDAKNISYNLDVKANARGYEQLATMGLKSTKRLS, translated from the coding sequence ATGAATAACAAATTAGAAGTAATCGGCATTGATCATGGCTGGTCAATGATGAAAACAATCTCTCAGGTATTTGTCACAGGTGTTAAGGAGATTACAACAACTCCGGCACTTTTCGGCGATGTACTTGAGTATGAAGGAAAGTTCTATAAGGTTGGAACTGTGAGGCAGGAAGTAAAGGATACCAAGGTTGAAGATGACAGCTTTTATCTTCTCACTCTTGCAACAGTTGCTAAGGAACTTAAAAGAAGAGGTCTTGAAGAGGCAAAAGTATTCCTTGCTGTAGGACTTCCACTTACAAGATTTGGAGCTGAGAAGAATGATTTTATCAAGTACCTGACAAAGAATAAGCGTGTAAGCTTCAAATATGAGAATGAGTCATATCATATTGAAATTGATGATGTGGCAGTATTTCCTCAGTGCTATGCAGCAGTAGTGGACAAGATTCCTACAATGGCAAAGAAAACGCTGATAGTAGATATCGGTAGCTGGACAATCGACATTATGCCGGTAATCAACAAGTCACCGGATGAATCAAAGTGTGTGACGATTCCAAAAGGTCTTATTACCTGTATGCGTTCTATCAATGAGCAGTGTGTAAGACAGCTTAACGGAGAGGTAGACGAGTCAGAGATACAGAATATCATGCGATATGGCAGGTCAGATATTGATGATGAATACTTTGCCATTATCAAGGCAGAGATAGAGGATTTTGTCGATAAGGTATATAACTCAATCCGTGAGTTTGGGTATAACTTAAAAACTACACCGATTGTATTTGTCGGAGGCGGGGCAGTTGTGATGAAGAATTTTGGTAGTCATGATGCTAAGAACATTTCCTATAACCTTGATGTAAAGGCAAATGCAAGAGGATATGAGCAGCTTGCCACAATGGGACTTAAAAGCACTAAGCGATTATCATAA
- a CDS encoding helix-turn-helix transcriptional regulator, translating into MEFAEKLITLRKSRELTQEQLAEQLNVSRQSISKWESGV; encoded by the coding sequence ATGGAGTTCGCAGAAAAACTTATAACACTACGCAAAAGTAGAGAATTAACACAGGAACAACTGGCTGAGCAGCTTAATGTTTCAAGACAATCTATTTCAAAATGGGAAAGTGGTGTTTGA
- a CDS encoding Maff2 family mobile element protein — MAFFTTAVTGLKTVVTAIGAGVAVWGVINLLEGYGNDNPGANAHV; from the coding sequence ATGGCATTTTTTACAACAGCAGTAACAGGACTTAAAACAGTAGTAACCGCAATCGGTGCAGGTGTGGCAGTATGGGGTGTGATCAATCTTCTGGAGGGTTACGGAAACGATAATCCGGGTGCAAATGCTCATGTGTGA
- a CDS encoding transposon-encoded TnpW family protein yields MNNTATNTATCPTVRKQIGKTTYIVRVHFSQTAKETMEDKIKRMLREEVRKM; encoded by the coding sequence ATGAACAATACCGCAACCAACACCGCCACTTGCCCGACTGTCAGAAAGCAGATCGGCAAGACCACCTATATCGTCCGTGTCCATTTCAGCCAGACCGCAAAAGAGACAATGGAGGACAAAATCAAGCGTATGCTCCGTGAGGAAGTCCGCAAAATGTGA
- a CDS encoding AAA family ATPase, whose protein sequence is MNYTQAQIDRANAVSLEDFLRTQGETLIKSGREYRWKEHDSLTVRGNKWFRHSQSKGGYPIDFVMEFYGKSFPEAVQMLTGENGEGQTEATTAPPTAFHLPLHNRTADRAIQYLCESRGLNKTLVEDFLLSGDIYEDAKRHNVVFVGRDRSGTPRYAHVRGTADPFRQDIAGSDKSYPFHYEGNGNQLFVFEAPIDLLSFICLYPQDWRTRSYLALGGVSGKALDRFLSERKDTRKVFLCLDSDTAGSEACTRLAQDIPGEIAVIRLVPARKDWNDVLRQQGDIPSRKFIAETITLRELPTAQPVPMLRMADVELTSVDWLWFPYIPFGKLTIIQGNPGEGKTYFAMRLAAACTNRKPLPGMETLEPFNIIYQTAEDGLGDTVKPRLMEADADLEKVLVIDDRDTPLTLADKRIARAIRENNARLVIIDPVQAFLGADVDMNRANEVRPIFRSLGDIAQATGCAIVLIGHLNKAAGTQSTYRGLGSIDITAAVRSLLFIGKLKDSPTTRVLIHEKSSLAPPGQSLAFSLGDEKGFEWIGAYDITADELLAGADNTKTESKTAQAQMLILELLADGKRMPSAELEKTVNERGISSRTMRTAKSRIGDRLVTEKDGTAWVCYLRN, encoded by the coding sequence ATGAATTACACCCAAGCGCAGATTGACCGGGCAAACGCCGTCAGTCTGGAAGATTTTCTCCGCACACAGGGAGAGACGCTTATCAAAAGCGGACGGGAATACCGCTGGAAAGAACATGACAGCCTGACCGTCCGGGGAAACAAGTGGTTTCGCCACAGCCAGAGCAAGGGCGGCTATCCCATTGATTTCGTCATGGAGTTTTACGGCAAGTCCTTTCCCGAAGCTGTCCAGATGTTGACAGGCGAAAACGGCGAGGGACAGACCGAAGCCACCACAGCACCGCCCACAGCGTTCCACTTGCCCTTGCACAACAGAACAGCCGACAGAGCAATTCAATATCTTTGCGAAAGCCGAGGTCTCAACAAAACGCTTGTTGAGGATTTTCTTCTTTCCGGGGATATTTACGAGGACGCAAAGCGGCACAATGTTGTGTTTGTCGGCAGAGACCGAAGCGGTACGCCGAGATACGCCCATGTGCGAGGAACGGCAGACCCATTCAGACAGGACATTGCCGGGTCTGACAAATCCTATCCGTTCCACTATGAGGGAAACGGCAACCAGCTCTTTGTCTTTGAAGCACCGATTGACCTTTTGTCCTTTATCTGCCTTTATCCGCAGGACTGGCGGACAAGGAGCTACCTTGCCCTGGGCGGCGTTTCAGGCAAAGCCCTTGACCGTTTCCTTTCTGAACGCAAGGACACCCGAAAAGTGTTCCTCTGCCTTGACAGCGACACCGCAGGAAGTGAAGCCTGCACCCGGCTGGCACAGGACATTCCCGGCGAGATCGCCGTCATTCGCCTTGTCCCGGCAAGGAAAGACTGGAACGATGTTCTCCGTCAGCAAGGGGACATTCCCAGCCGCAAATTCATAGCCGAGACAATCACGCTGCGAGAGCTGCCCACCGCCCAGCCTGTCCCCATGCTCCGTATGGCAGATGTGGAGCTGACGAGCGTGGATTGGCTATGGTTTCCGTATATCCCCTTTGGAAAGCTGACGATTATACAGGGCAACCCCGGCGAGGGCAAGACCTACTTTGCCATGCGTCTTGCGGCGGCTTGCACCAACCGAAAGCCTTTACCCGGTATGGAGACCCTTGAGCCTTTCAACATCATCTACCAGACCGCAGAGGACGGTCTGGGCGATACCGTCAAGCCCCGGCTGATGGAAGCAGACGCAGACCTTGAAAAAGTGCTTGTCATTGACGATAGAGACACACCACTGACCCTTGCCGATAAACGCATAGCAAGGGCAATCCGGGAAAACAACGCAAGGCTGGTTATCATTGACCCGGTACAGGCGTTTCTGGGCGCAGATGTGGACATGAACCGGGCAAACGAGGTGCGCCCGATATTCCGCAGTCTGGGAGACATTGCACAGGCTACCGGGTGCGCTATCGTGCTGATCGGACACCTCAACAAAGCCGCAGGAACGCAAAGCACCTACCGGGGATTAGGGTCTATCGACATTACGGCGGCAGTCCGCAGTCTGCTCTTTATCGGCAAGCTGAAGGACAGCCCCACAACAAGGGTACTTATCCATGAGAAAAGCTCCCTTGCGCCGCCCGGACAGTCCCTTGCCTTTTCTCTGGGAGACGAGAAAGGCTTTGAGTGGATAGGGGCTTATGACATTACCGCTGACGAGCTTCTTGCCGGGGCAGACAACACCAAGACCGAAAGCAAGACCGCACAGGCGCAAATGCTCATTCTGGAACTGCTTGCAGACGGAAAGCGTATGCCAAGCGCAGAGCTGGAAAAGACGGTCAATGAGCGTGGGATTTCCTCACGCACCATGAGAACGGCAAAGAGCCGTATCGGGGACAGACTTGTGACCGAGAAAGACGGCACAGCATGGGTCTGCTATCTCCGAAACTGA